One Kazachstania africana CBS 2517 chromosome 5, complete genome DNA window includes the following coding sequences:
- the SLI15 gene encoding Sli15p (similar to Saccharomyces cerevisiae SLI15 (YBR156C); ancestral locus Anc_8.507): MEWAIQAAKKKTQQPAGSSRSIIESLNSFNNITLEHQDQLNNLLGDANTWLNDGMEIISKKGMDRSQLANRSASVMVSPEKSITKVELETVVKTELSENKIHIATDDETPKRISWENLPNITPRSLKQRELQDIFNAHMTRDESPSSKQAQRKSSPWSPFKVEQTLKASVKAEPTMSSESTTFKTEVAPSKAANQSQETKMPLASEAKALIPDTLDIGNKSQNLTVGRMKRRSNMFVPLPRKDPLVVKPVQTNVHSLHTASLKSTNNTSPVSEYGPKGKIPTIKIRHSPRNKNNLTKLSKPGESVFDRLSSLSTKSFENKVNNKSTNKKYSPSSIDLSGSPKRRASQRSSRNSVDLSMQETLKNIFAPNMTELNPQRVKKTIDESPGRNRRSLIPRLDKNNLKQLSTPHRIPSTNKIEKTKGDTPLVSKVQEAAEDTVSSKGLTVIEEKSKVNPKESKKSPAKRDRLTKFQLLPPSVDADKHELKKKLNKRLSEVMKTQQEQERRRKHQQRKKSNADDYPKRQSRTFSEFKSFSTATANTNFSTNANKSRRSGVSELIQNHNSFNNVISSYHVDTNNILDALNTGDHRMKLADYNTPSSTDNMNNTLPEIYSDSDQEDNTQTLADWAREPQLQEQLLVQQNWDYKQIFGPVPPLHMDEIFQTSRLNKFKPRQSLKYRNQ, translated from the coding sequence ATGGAATGGGCCATCCAGGctgccaaaaaaaagacacAACAACCTGCTGGAAGCTCCCGGTCCATCATAGAATCGTTGAATTCTTTCAACAACATCACCTTGGAGCATCAGGATCAATTGAATAACCTTCTGGGCGACGCAAATACCTGGCTGAATGATGGGATGGAGATCATCTCGAAAAAAGGCATGGATCGTTCTCAATTAGCAAATCGTTCTGCTTCTGTTATGGTCTCACCTGAAAAGAGTATCACAAAAGTAGAATTAGAAACTGTTGTAAAAACTGAACTatctgaaaataaaatacaCATAGCTACGGATGATGAGACTCCAAAACGTATAAGCTGGGAAAACTTACCAAATATAACTCCTAGATCTTTAAAACAACGGGAATTAcaagatattttcaatgctCATATGACTAGAGATGAGTCTCCTTCTTCAAAGCAAGCTCAAAGAAAATCCTCTCCATGGTCACCATTTAAAGTAGAACAAACTTTGAAGGCATCTGTCAAGGCAGAACCAACTATGTCTTCTGAAAGCACCACTTTCAAAACTGAAGTAGCACCTTCTAAGGCGGCTAACCAATCTCAAGAAACCAAAATGCCATTAGCAAGTGAAGCTAAGGCACTGATCCCAGATACTCTGGATATTGGTAACAAGTCTCAAAACCTAACTGTAGGTAGAATGAAAAGGAGATCTAACATGTTTGTTCCTTTGCCAAGAAAGGATCCACTAGTTGTTAAACCGGTTCAAACTAATGTCCATTCTTTACATACTGCTTCACTAAAGTCAACAAATAATACTTCTCCAGTATCTGAGTATGGTCCTAAGGGAAAAATACCGACTATTAAGATTCGTCATAGtccaagaaataaaaataatttgacAAAATTGTCAAAGCCAGGTGAAAGTGTTTTTGATAGACTTTCCTCATTGTCAacaaaatcatttgaaaataaagttaACAACAAATCGactaataaaaaatattcaccTTCTTCAATAGATCTTTCCGGTTCCCCTAAGAGGCGTGCGTCTCAAAGAAGTAGTCGTAATTCTGTTGACTTATCAATGCAAGagactttgaaaaatatcttcGCCCCAAATATGACTGAATTAAATCCACAAAGagtaaagaaaacaatAGATGAATCACCAGGTAGGAATCGGAGATCTTTGATTCCAAGACTTGATAAAAACAACCTCAAACAACTTTCTACACCTCATCGTATTCCGTCAACtaacaaaattgaaaaaactaAAGGTGACACTCCTTTAGTTTCGAAGGTTCAGGAAGCTGCAGAAGATActgtttcttcaaaaggGCTCACtgttattgaagaaaagtCTAAGGTTAACCCCAAAGAGAGCAAAAAATCCCCCGCAAAACGTGATAGACtaacaaaatttcaattattaCCACCTAGCGTCGATGCAGATAAGCATGagctgaaaaagaaactgaaCAAGAGACTATCTGAGGTCATGAAAACTCAACAGGAACAAGAAAGAAGGAGAAAACACCAACAACGTAAGAAGTCTAACGCTGATGATTATCCAAAAAGACAGAGCAGAACTTTCAGTGAATTCAAGAGTTTCTCAACGGCGACAGCGAACACAAATTTCTCTACAAATGCTAACAAATCAAGGAGGTCAGGTGTCTCCGAACTCATCCAAAATCATAATAGTTTTAACAATGTCATTTCATCTTATCATGTAGATACAAACAACATATTAGATGCATTAAACACTGGTGATCACAGGATGAAACTTGCTGACTATAATACACCGTCCTCAACTGATAATATGAATAATACTTTACCAGAGATATACTCTGACTCAGATCAAGAAGATAATACCCAAACATTGGCCGACTGGGCCAGAGAACCACAACTACAAGAGCAGTTGCTAGTTCAACAAAATTGGGACTATAAACAAATATTCGGACCAGTGCCGCCGCTGCATATGgatgaaatatttcagACCTCAagattgaataaatttaaacCTCGtcaatctttgaaataccgtaatcaataa
- the ICS2 gene encoding Ics2p (similar to Saccharomyces cerevisiae ICS2 (YBR157C); ancestral locus Anc_8.508), which produces MDVTNRKPVADSINALDSQRLQSFSFPSHENSTCGQVKGNYSEVSPSRSFSSTSSCSVISEEAYSTNSPSSEYGDDVYKHLGRFTFNETPKAARRELGMSPMVCDSELHRDLPITPTKYSGINRNVKSPNLLLAQPPTPRRRPSRHRSTHAISYSNADDFFKKNSEVLPSTQSKQPTNYSFRLTEEIDPSQYSHHSSPQRVIADTEEQIRRNSTGWFRFDDLVDFAQKNHISIEGKNFVTRPDTPKINLDI; this is translated from the coding sequence ATGGACGTTACAAACCGGAAACCGGTAGCAGATAGTATTAATGCGCTAGATTCACAACGGTTACAATCCTTTTCATTTCCCTCCCACGAGAATTCAACATGTGGCCAAGTCAAGGGAAATTATTCTGAGGTATCACCCAGTAGAAGCTTTTCTTCCACATCTTCCTGTTCCGTAATATCAGAAGAGGCTTACAGCACAAATAGTCCCTCTTCAGAATATGGCGATGATGTGTACAAACATTTAGGAAGATTCACTTTTAACGAAACACCAAAAGCTGCAAGACGTGAACTTGGCATGAGCCCCATGGTTTGTGACAGCGAGCTTCATAGAGATCTACCAATTACGCCGACAAAGTATAGTGGTATTAACAGGAACGTAAAATCACCAAACCTATTGCTGGCACAACCCCCAACTCCAAGGAGAAGACCATCAAGACATCGGAGTACCCATGCCATCTCATATTCGAATGCagatgattttttcaagaaaaatagtgAAGTGCTGCCTTCAACCCAATCTAAGCAACCAACGAACTATAGCTTCCGCTTAACAGAAGAAATAGATCCTAGTCAATATTCCCATCACTCTTCACCACAACGAGTAATTGCGGACACAGAGGAACAAATTAGGAGAAACTCAACTGGTTGGTTTagatttgatgatttagtGGATTTTGCTCAGAAAAATCATATCAGCATAGAGGGTAAGAATTTTGTCACCAGACCAGACACCccaaagataaatttagaTATCTAA
- the CNS1 gene encoding HSP70/90 family co-chaperone CNS1 (similar to Saccharomyces cerevisiae CNS1 (YBR155W); ancestral locus Anc_8.506): MSDGYKKPQRYVPGPNDPALPPQLSEFKDKSTDEVLEELNRMPFFMTKLDDTDGDGGSNMELEALKALAYEGEPHEIAENFKNQGNDLYKVKRFRDAREIYTKGIEMKCDVAKINESLYANRAACQLELKNFRSCISDCKTALTYNPKNIKCYFRMGKAFTAINKFESARESIEFGQKIDNDNKSFENLLNIIKNKEEEIRKYEEKKLKAQQDRENKKIMLQDALTLRNVKSIKTNSPANMMEEAKVRLEDPMDFESQMIYPALVMYPTTDEFDVIAEVGELSTVQDLLDLVMNRPTDWFEMPGHENFSPNKLIAFMETQAGGLIKVGKKLTFHDILKKQSPSVPLFDDAIKIYFVPKSESDTWISKWNKVDAIKRRSGN; encoded by the coding sequence ATGTCAGACGGGTATAAGAAACCTCAAAGATATGTGCCCGGTCCAAATGACCCGGCACTACCGCCACAACTTTctgaattcaaagataaatcGACAGATGAAGTCCTAGAGGAATTAAACCGAATGCCTTTCTTCATGACAAAGCTGGATGACACGGATGGAGATGGCGGTTCCAATATGGAATTAGAAGCTTTAAAGGCATTAGCGTATGAAGGTGAACCACATGAAATAGCtgaaaacttcaaaaatcAAGGTAACGACCTCTATAAAGTAAAAAGATTCAGAGATGCAAGAGAAATCTATACGAAAGGTATTGAAATGAAGTGTGACGTGGCCAAGATCAATGAATCATTATATGCTAATAGAGCAGCATGTCAGCTAgagctgaaaaattttagaagcTGTATATCTGATTGTAAGACAGCTTTAACATATAATCCCAAAAATATTAAGTGCTATTTCCGTATGGGGAAAGCTTTTACAGCAATCAACAAATTCGAATCTGCTAGGGAATCTATAGAATTTggtcaaaaaattgataatgacaACAAATCTTTCGAGAATCTATTGAATATAATCAAAAACAAAGAGGAAGAGATTAGAAAgtatgaagaaaagaagttaAAAGCACAACAAGATCGtgagaacaaaaaaattatgttaCAAGATGCATTGACTTTAAGAAATGTCAAATCAATCAAAACAAACTCTCCTGCAAATATGATGGAAGAAGCCAAAGTTAGATTAGAAGATCCTATGGATTTTGAGTCTCAAATGATTTATCCCGCGCTAGTCATGTATCCAACAACCGATGAGTTCGATGTCATAGCTGAGGTAGGCGAACTCAGCACAGTCCAAGATCTTTTAGATTTAGTTATGAACAGACCAACAGACTGGTTTGAAATGCCTGGTcatgaaaatttcagtcCAAACAAACTAATTGCATTCATGGAAACACAAGCCGGTGGATTAATCAAAGTCGGTAAGAAATTAACCTTCCAtgacattttgaaaaagcagTCTCCAAGTGTCCCCCTATTTGATGACGCTATTAAGATTTATTTTGTCCCTAAATCTGAAAGTGACACATGGATCTCTAAATGGAATAAAGTCGATGCCATAAAGAGAAGAAGTGGAAATTAA